A genomic stretch from Diprion similis isolate iyDipSimi1 chromosome 1, iyDipSimi1.1, whole genome shotgun sequence includes:
- the LOC124405989 gene encoding general transcription factor IIF subunit 1 isoform X1 codes for MSSTAVSKPGAVPSVQEYSIRVPKNSKKKHNVMRFNATLNVDFSKWSQVKMERENNMKEYKGMDEEMPKFGAGSEFGRDAREEARRKKFGITSRKYKPEDQPWILKSGGKTGKKFKGIREGGVSENAAYYVFTHAPDGAIEAFPLHEWYNFQPIQRYKALSAEEAEQEFSRRNRVMNYFSLMMRKRMRNDDEGAEDDPELSEGGKGKKLGKKDKELKISEMDEWMDSDDDDSSSDEDKEKKNSEEEEDDKKKKKKAKEEAQKKKKKKKKGSDDEAFEESDDGDEEGRECDYISDSSDSESELEQQKEIKSVAEEDALRKLLASDEDSQGEENEEEKKDGEDDKDDHEDNKDKDEKEKDNKLNKESDKKKDKKKKRKQSKKKDVKKSGNGKDSSSDFSSDSGSDSDIPREKDSKKPNSAQSSRSVTPVLPGVSTDSFKRKQSGSPDLSQSKKIKLDNFNSAPLTSYIPGASESGITEDAVRRYLMRKPMTTTELLQKFKSKKTGLTSEQLVNVMTQILKKINPVKQTIKNKMYLSIKAQHN; via the exons atgagcTCAACAGCTGTGTCGAAG CCAGGCGCAGTACCCTCGGTACAAGAATACAGCATCAGAGTTCCAAA aaacagtaaaaaaaagcaCAATGTCATGCGATTTAATGCAACGCTCAATgttgacttttcaaaatggtcgcaAGTCAAGATGGAGCGTGAAAATAACATGAAAGAGTACAAAGGAATGGATGAAGAGATGCCAAAATTTGGAGCAGGATCAGAGTTTGGTCGAGACGCAAGAGAAGAAGCtaggcgaaaaaaatttggaataacAAGCAGAAAATACAAACCAGAAGATCAACCTTGGATTCTTAAATCAGGAGGTAAAACAGGAAAGAAGTTCAAAGGAATTCGAGAAGGTGGAGTCAGTGAGAATGCAGCATACTATGTCTTCACTCACGCACCTGACGGTGCAATTGAAGCATTTCCTTTGCATGAATG gtataatttcCAGCCAATACAAAGATATAAAGCTTTGAGCGCTGAAGAAGCTGAGCAAGAGTTTAGTAGGCGGAATAGAGTCATGAATTACTTCTCATTAATGATGCGAAAGAGAATGCGAAACGACGATGAAGGTGCTGAAGATGACCCAGAACTATCTGAGGGtggcaaaggaaaaaaacttgGTAAAAAAGACAAGGAGTTGAAAATATCGGAAATGGATGAATGGATGGACAGTGACGATGATGATTCCAGTTCTGATGAagacaaggaaaaaaagaattctgaagaagaagaggatgataaaaagaagaaaaaaaaagctaagG AAGAAgcacaaaaaaagaagaaaaagaagaagaaggggtCTGATGACGAAGCATTTGAAGAAAGTGACGATGGAGATGAGGAGGGGAGAGAGTGTGATTATATATCTGACTCTTCAGATTCCGAATCAGAATTGGAACaacaaaaggaaataaaatctgTGGCTGAAGAAGATGCTCTGCGAAAGCTTCTTGCTTCAGATGAGGATAGTCAAGGGGAGGAGAATGAGGAGGAAAAGAAGGATGGAGAAGATGACAAAGATGATCATGAAGATAACAAAGACAAAGATGAgaag gaaAAAGACAATAAACTCAATAAGGAGTCTGATAAGAAGaaagataagaagaaaaaaaggaagcaatcaaaaaaaaaagatgtgaaaaaatctggaaatggAAAAGATTCATCGAGTGATTTCTCAAGTGACTCTGGATCCGACTCCGACATACCTAGAGAAAAAGACAGTAAAAAACCAAATAGTGCACAGAGTTCGAGATCTGTGACTCCTGTCCTTCCTGGAGTCTCGACTGATTCTTTTAAACGAAAGCAATCAGGCTCACCAGATCTGTCAcagtcgaaaaaaatcaaattagatAATTTTAATTCTGCTCCATTGACGTCATACATTCCAGGAGCCAG TGAGTCTGGTATAACGGAGGATGCTGTCAGACGTTATCTGATGCGCAAACCAATGACAACAACTGAACTTCTACAGAAATTCAAGTCCAAGAAAACTGGGCTGACCTCAGAGCAATTGGTTAATGTCATGACGCagatattgaagaaaataaatcctGTTAAGCAaactattaaaaataaaatgtatctATCAATCAAGGCACAACATAATTGA
- the LOC124405989 gene encoding general transcription factor IIF subunit 1 isoform X2 — MRFNATLNVDFSKWSQVKMERENNMKEYKGMDEEMPKFGAGSEFGRDAREEARRKKFGITSRKYKPEDQPWILKSGGKTGKKFKGIREGGVSENAAYYVFTHAPDGAIEAFPLHEWYNFQPIQRYKALSAEEAEQEFSRRNRVMNYFSLMMRKRMRNDDEGAEDDPELSEGGKGKKLGKKDKELKISEMDEWMDSDDDDSSSDEDKEKKNSEEEEDDKKKKKKAKEEAQKKKKKKKKGSDDEAFEESDDGDEEGRECDYISDSSDSESELEQQKEIKSVAEEDALRKLLASDEDSQGEENEEEKKDGEDDKDDHEDNKDKDEKEKDNKLNKESDKKKDKKKKRKQSKKKDVKKSGNGKDSSSDFSSDSGSDSDIPREKDSKKPNSAQSSRSVTPVLPGVSTDSFKRKQSGSPDLSQSKKIKLDNFNSAPLTSYIPGASESGITEDAVRRYLMRKPMTTTELLQKFKSKKTGLTSEQLVNVMTQILKKINPVKQTIKNKMYLSIKAQHN, encoded by the exons ATGCGATTTAATGCAACGCTCAATgttgacttttcaaaatggtcgcaAGTCAAGATGGAGCGTGAAAATAACATGAAAGAGTACAAAGGAATGGATGAAGAGATGCCAAAATTTGGAGCAGGATCAGAGTTTGGTCGAGACGCAAGAGAAGAAGCtaggcgaaaaaaatttggaataacAAGCAGAAAATACAAACCAGAAGATCAACCTTGGATTCTTAAATCAGGAGGTAAAACAGGAAAGAAGTTCAAAGGAATTCGAGAAGGTGGAGTCAGTGAGAATGCAGCATACTATGTCTTCACTCACGCACCTGACGGTGCAATTGAAGCATTTCCTTTGCATGAATG gtataatttcCAGCCAATACAAAGATATAAAGCTTTGAGCGCTGAAGAAGCTGAGCAAGAGTTTAGTAGGCGGAATAGAGTCATGAATTACTTCTCATTAATGATGCGAAAGAGAATGCGAAACGACGATGAAGGTGCTGAAGATGACCCAGAACTATCTGAGGGtggcaaaggaaaaaaacttgGTAAAAAAGACAAGGAGTTGAAAATATCGGAAATGGATGAATGGATGGACAGTGACGATGATGATTCCAGTTCTGATGAagacaaggaaaaaaagaattctgaagaagaagaggatgataaaaagaagaaaaaaaaagctaagG AAGAAgcacaaaaaaagaagaaaaagaagaagaaggggtCTGATGACGAAGCATTTGAAGAAAGTGACGATGGAGATGAGGAGGGGAGAGAGTGTGATTATATATCTGACTCTTCAGATTCCGAATCAGAATTGGAACaacaaaaggaaataaaatctgTGGCTGAAGAAGATGCTCTGCGAAAGCTTCTTGCTTCAGATGAGGATAGTCAAGGGGAGGAGAATGAGGAGGAAAAGAAGGATGGAGAAGATGACAAAGATGATCATGAAGATAACAAAGACAAAGATGAgaag gaaAAAGACAATAAACTCAATAAGGAGTCTGATAAGAAGaaagataagaagaaaaaaaggaagcaatcaaaaaaaaaagatgtgaaaaaatctggaaatggAAAAGATTCATCGAGTGATTTCTCAAGTGACTCTGGATCCGACTCCGACATACCTAGAGAAAAAGACAGTAAAAAACCAAATAGTGCACAGAGTTCGAGATCTGTGACTCCTGTCCTTCCTGGAGTCTCGACTGATTCTTTTAAACGAAAGCAATCAGGCTCACCAGATCTGTCAcagtcgaaaaaaatcaaattagatAATTTTAATTCTGCTCCATTGACGTCATACATTCCAGGAGCCAG TGAGTCTGGTATAACGGAGGATGCTGTCAGACGTTATCTGATGCGCAAACCAATGACAACAACTGAACTTCTACAGAAATTCAAGTCCAAGAAAACTGGGCTGACCTCAGAGCAATTGGTTAATGTCATGACGCagatattgaagaaaataaatcctGTTAAGCAaactattaaaaataaaatgtatctATCAATCAAGGCACAACATAATTGA